A stretch of Bombina bombina isolate aBomBom1 chromosome 2, aBomBom1.pri, whole genome shotgun sequence DNA encodes these proteins:
- the LOC128648103 gene encoding alveolar macrophage chemotactic factor-like → METKKINLTFLALCMLCAVTEGMSLARISEPRCLCINTESTFIHPKHFQNVELIPKGPNCPNVEVIVTLKTGKEVCIDPSAPWVEKIIKRILDSSKTK, encoded by the exons ATGGAGACCAAGAAAATCAACCTAACGTTTTTAGCTCTCTGCATGCTGTGTGCTGTGACTGAAG GAATGTCTCTGGCAAGAATTTCAGAGCCCAGATGTTTATGCATAAATACAGAATCTACATTCATCCATCCTAAACATTTTCAGAATGTTGAACTTATTCCTAAAGGCCCAAACTGCCCAAATGTGGAAGTTAT agtgaCTTTAAAAACCGGAAAGGAAGTATGCATAGACCCTTCTGCTCCATGGGTAGAAAAAATCATCAAGAGAATTCTTGACAG ctCCAAGACTAAGTAG